In Tenebrio molitor chromosome 8, icTenMoli1.1, whole genome shotgun sequence, a genomic segment contains:
- the LOC138136509 gene encoding lysosomal acid lipase/cholesteryl ester hydrolase-like has translation MVFKIASHLLLVLLSFIFVPFNSNNSCSNYLSYLFISFSSDCYHNPDVNDNITNIIQRHTNSSETHQVQTEDGYILNLFRIRRENPRGVIFFQHGLFTDARAWVSQYNDSVAFLFWRAGYDVWLGNNRGNLYGKKHVTWKPSDGEFWNYSLLEIGYYDLDASVEYIKSTTSEGKIIYVGVSMGATTGLIYASMRPEASSQSVQIMISIAPCTHFKYADGILKYIVPLSDIMQRYNKYTGIYTLLRNDNLFMKSFRLFHRIFPFKKYLVYLLSFFFGWTPDEMDPNYANLMVSHFGSETSIKIIDHFYQMYYQHRFQAYDYGEVKNMEVYGSKRPFLFPLKKIKLPVYIIYSDSDYLSYYKDNELVYNDLSEEVTIYGKLAVKGLNHVDYLYSKHRNQKLFNKILRLLDSL, from the exons ATGGTATTCAAAATTGCATCGCACCTTCTTCTAGTACTTCtctcattcatttttgttcccTTCAATTCCAACAACTCTTGCAGCAACTACTTGAGCTATCTTTTTATCAGTTTTAGCAGCGACTGTTACCACAATCCTGACGTCAACGACAATATT ACGAACATCATCCAGAGACACACCAATTCGTCGGAGACTCACCAAGTCCAAACCGAAGACGGttacattttgaatttattcaGAATTCGTCGTGAGAACCCGCGAGGAGTGATTTTTTTCCAGCATGGACTCTTTACCGACGCTAGAGCTTGGGTGAGCCAATACAACGATTCCGtcgcatttttattttggagaGCTGGTTACGACGTTTGGCTAGGCAATAATAGGGGCAATTTGTATGGAAAAAAACATGTCACGTGGAAACCCTCTGATGGAGAATTTTGGAACTACAG TTTATTAGAAATTGGGTACTACGACCTTGACGCATCTGTCGAGTACATAAAGAGTACAACCAGTGAGGGTAAGATTATATACGTTGGTGTATCTATGGGGGCTACCACAGGTCTGATTTATGCAAGCATGAGACCTGAGGCTTCGTCCCAGTCTGTCCAAATTATGATAAGTATCGCACCTTGTACACATTTTAAGTATGCAGACGGGATATTGAAGTACATAGTACCATTGTCGGATATAATgcag CGCTATAACAAGTACACAGGAATTTATACCTTATTAAGGAACGACAATTTATTCATGAAGTCCTTTCGACTCTTTCATCGAATTTTTCCGTTCAAGAAATATTTAGTTTATTTGCTTTCGTTCTTTTTTGGATGGACACCAGACGAGATGGATCCA AATTACGCAAACTTGATGGTTTCACATTTTGGTTCTGAAACTTCTATCAAAATAATCGATCATTTTTATCAAATGTATTATCAACACAGGTTTCAAGCGTACGACTATGGAGAAGTGAAAAATATGGAAGTGTATGGtagtaaaagaccttttctaTTTCctttgaagaaaattaaattgccAGTTTATATCATCTATAGCGACAGCGATTATTTGAGTTATTACAAG GATAACGAACTGGTCTACAATGATCTTTCTGAAGAAGTCACAATTTATGGAAAACTTGCCGTGAAAGGATTAAACCATGTAGATTATTTGTACAGCAAACACAGAAACCAAAAgcttttcaataaaattttgcgtTTGTTAGATAGTTTGTGA
- the LOC138137357 gene encoding lipase member J-like, whose translation MVSKIVLHLLLVLLPLIFVPFNSNNSCSNYLSYLFISFSSDCYHNPDVNDNITNIIQRHTNSSETHQVQTEDGYILNLFRIRRENPRGVIFFQHGVIGDARCWVSQYNDSVAFLFWRAGYDVWLGNTRGNLYAKKHVTWKPSDGEFWNFSLLEIGYYDHDASVEYIKSTTSEGKIIYVGFSMGATTGLIYASMRPAKAFESLQIMISIAPCTHFMYAADSILKYIVPVSEIMQRYNKYTGIYSFARNDGLTLKFFRIFHQFFPFKKYLVYLLSVSFGWTPDEIDPNYANLMVSQYGSEASIKIIVHFYQMYCQHRFQPYDYGEVKNMEVYGSKRPFLFPLKKIKLPVYMVYSDSDYFSYYKDDELLYDELPEEVRIYGKLAVKGLNHIDYLYGKHRNQRIFNKILRLLDNL comes from the exons ATGGTATCTAAAATTGTATTGCACCTTCTTCTAGTACTTCTTccattaatttttgttccctTCAATTCCAACAACTCTTGCAGCAACTACTTGAGCTATCTTTTTATCAGTTTCAGCAGCGACTGTTACCACAATCCAGACGTCAACGACAATATC ACGAACATCATCCAGAGACACACCAATTCGTCGGAGACTCACCAAGTCCAAACCGAAGACGGTTACATCTTGAATTTATTCAGAATTCGTCGCGAGAATCCGCGGGGAGTGATTTTTTTCCAGCATGGAGTCATTGGCGATGCTAGATGTTGGGTGAGCCAATATAACGATTCCGtcgcatttttattttggagaGCTGGTTACGACGTTTGGCTAGGCAATACTAGGGGCAATTTGTATGCAAAAAAACATGTCACGTGGAAACCTTCCGACGGAGAATTTTGGAACTTCAG TTTATTAGAAATTGGGTACTACGACCATGACGCATCTGTCGAGTACATAAAGAGCACAACCAGTGAAGGTAAGATTATTTACGTTGGTTTTTCTATGGGGGCTACCACAGGGCTGATTTATGCAAGCATGAGACCTGCGAAGGCGTTCGAGTCTCTCCAAATCATGATCAGTATCGCGCCTTGTACACACTTTATGTATGCAGCAGACAGTATACTGAAGTACATAGTGCCAGTGTCAGAAATAATGCAG CGCTATAACAAGTATACAGGAATTTATTCCTTCGCAAGGAACGATGGACTAACTTTGAAATTCTTTCGaatttttcatcaattttttccGTTCAAGAAATATTTAGTTTATTTGCTTTCGGTCAGTTTTGGTTGGACACCTGACGAGATAGATCCA AATTACGCAAACTTGATGGTTTCACAGTATGGTTCTGAAGCTTCTATCAAAATAATCGTTCATTTTTATCAAATGTATTGTCAACACAGGTTTCAACCCTACGACTATGGAGAGGTGAAAAACATGGAAGTGTATGGTAGCAAAAGACCTTTTCTAtttcctttgaaaaaaattaagttgcCAGTTTATATGGTCTACAGCGACAGCGATTATTTCAGTTATTACAAG GATGACGAACTGCTTTACGACGAGCTTCCTGAAGAAGTCAGAATTTATGGAAAACTTGCCGTGAAAGGGTTAAACCATATAGATTATTTGTACGGGAAACACAGAAACcaaagaatttttaataaaattttgcgtTTGTTAGATAATTTGTGA